The Chlamydia sp. 04-14 DNA segment TAAGTAATTGTTTTTTATTTGTCTTAGATCGCTTTAATATTGCTTTTATTGCATAAGACAAACCTAAAACAGCAAGACCGATTCCTATAGCAGCGGCTACAATCATCGGGAGAGCAAAGATTCCTCCAGGAATGACTGCAGCAATAACGCCCACAGCAGCAATACCTCCGGCCACTAAACCTAGAGTTACTCCAGCATGAACCTTAGACATAGTACTGCTTAACTCTTGCATCTTTAAAGAAAAGACCCCACCGCCCTTAGACAATCTAGAAACAATGCTATTTCCTAATCTAATGAGTAATTCATTTTTCTTAGCAACACTAGGATAACTGTCATCGCGCTGAGCATAATCCTCTTTGGCATAAACAGCCTGACGTCCTTGAAGTAAACTAGTACAAGTTAAGTAATCGCTAGTGATTTGATCGAAGCTCTCTATAAACTCGAGCCCTTCTTTTTTACCCATCTGCTTTAGAATACTTTTTTCATGTTTGCCTATTTGCATATTTAAATGAGCAAACCCGTCAACCATATGATTGTATCTAGGCCATAATCCTTCTAAAATTTCATTTTTTGGTTTTATTTCCTCAGGCTTTTCCTGAAGTAAAATCTTCTGACGTTTATTCTCTACAGCCGCCCTCTTCATAGTTTGAGCTAAAGAGTTCACAGAAGTGAATAGCATACTTCCACCAACTCCTAGCAAGACTCCCCCCAACGCCATAGAAATCGGTAAACCTACGGGTGTTGCGATAATCAAAAATACGGAAGCAACTATAGCTAAGATAGCTAGTACTATTCCTGTAGCTTGAATAGCTTTAGCAATTTTCGGATTGTTATCTAAATGTGATTTTCCGATCTCCACCTGATTTAAAGCAGGACTCTGATATATTGGCTTTGGCTCAGACATAATAAAAACAAAAATAAATGAAATACTTTAACTATATAATAATTGTTTAAGGCCAATTAATTAATTATAAAAATCAATAAACTGTATTTAAAACAGAATTTATAAGAACAAAAAAAAGACAGAAACCGTTAAGGTTCTGTCTTCTTCATATTAAAACTCACATTCTAAGTGGATACTTTAGGGAGTGGGTTTCGGACTTGGTGTAGGAGGAGGAGTTGTTCCCCCACCATTGGTTGTTGTAGAATCTGAGGCATTTGCAATAATGATCGCTCCAACAATCATCGCTATAACTGTAACAACCATGGTACATACAGAAATACTTGTATGTGTACGACGTTTAGCAACGCATGAAGAACAAGGCCAATCTGTCTCAGAGGAGTCACAACGGTATTGCTTCGCATTAAGATAAGTATTTACGTTAGTGTTTCCTGCTGTAGAAGATACACCGTAGAAATCGTCCGTAGCTGTATTGTTCGCAATTTGCTCTTGTTGATCTGAAGAACCAGGTTTTGCATTTTGTGCTGATTCTTGTTGATTCTGCCCATTACGTGCGTCTCTGCGAGTATTCGATGCTTTCTGAGCACGAACTTGAGGATTTACAGAGGAATTGCGTCTAACTTTAACAGCTGCAGCCTTTTCAACATCATAACGTAATGTTGAGGTAATTTTGCCATCTCTAGGAATTCTACTTTCTTTTACACGAGATTCGAGAGCTTCTCTAGAAGATTTTCTCTTGGCAACTCTTTGTTCTCTAGCTAAATCTTGGATAAGCTTATTTCTGTCTTCATGAGAAACAGCTTTCACATTAGGACGAACAAAAATTGGTAATACTGGGCCTTCTTTAATCTCATGAACAACTTGAAGGTTTTCTTTACTTTCTGAGGAAACTTGTGTCTCCCCACTAACGATCATAGTTTTCAATAAGGATCTAGGAGTTTGAGCATTAGGAGCTGCACGTACTATTGTACCTGCTCTT contains these protein-coding regions:
- a CDS encoding stage II sporulation protein M; translation: MSEPKPIYQSPALNQVEIGKSHLDNNPKIAKAIQATGIVLAILAIVASVFLIIATPVGLPISMALGGVLLGVGGSMLFTSVNSLAQTMKRAAVENKRQKILLQEKPEEIKPKNEILEGLWPRYNHMVDGFAHLNMQIGKHEKSILKQMGKKEGLEFIESFDQITSDYLTCTSLLQGRQAVYAKEDYAQRDDSYPSVAKKNELLIRLGNSIVSRLSKGGGVFSLKMQELSSTMSKVHAGVTLGLVAGGIAAVGVIAAVIPGGIFALPMIVAAAIGIGLAVLGLSYAIKAILKRSKTNKKQLLKDLTDTIDIKDLKDMTRNQSVLMNMLKVSLQTDQKMTLDNRDFYAQYNKVRDTLQFLNEHLAEVEFKYKYLTKEYEKRANRLERGVSILSDRKNAQEGDDYNPRVPASDRAGLLNDTAGFDELVSQGIDAARRRRQSDSSGVTFIGDYEQHLDDDDLEFGGGWSPSGKRALEKMWSAKPTAMTEEDYFILNEDVNRVLSSYRNDIQAMKADIQQVQQLFDELKAGKIRLENYSEQIIGIWTDVSSNCHAILNHLVGMQMRLIAFVESGGMIRPNVGNVPKGKTPD